Part of the Eleginops maclovinus isolate JMC-PN-2008 ecotype Puerto Natales chromosome 3, JC_Emac_rtc_rv5, whole genome shotgun sequence genome is shown below.
TAAAAATGCTGAAAACCACGAGGCCAATGTTACCCACTCCCCATGTCGGTGCCGTTTGTACAATGAATgaatgtacatatttttttgtcGTTTTCCTAAAtctacagtttttattttctcataagAAACTGAACAGAGCTGTAGAAATATTACAGAGTCTATTCTGGTTTACGTGGCaagcttccttttttaaagacgTCAGTTTAAGGTTTGATTTAGGGTTTCTGAGACAACttcattttacagctttagGCAATCCACACAGCGTCCTGCAAAtttaagaagaaataaaaagttaGTTTGGTCAAATAACTCCTGATGAGATAAAGTTGTGGTTCTAAtctgactacacacacacacacacacacacacacacacacacacacacacacacacacacacacacacacacacacacacacacacacacacacacacacacacacacacacacacacacacacacacacacacacacacacacacacacacacacacacacacacacacacacacacacacacacacacacacacacacacacacacacacacacacacacacacacacacacacacacacacacacacacacacacacacacacacacacaccttgcttCGTCTTTGGTTGTATCTGCAAAGGCACAAATAgctttgtctctgtccaaaATCTGTTGTTTCAAGGTCTGAATTTCCACTTCTGCCTTCTTTTTAGCCTCTTCATTACCCGCTGAGGAGAAGACAGAGTAttacagagagaaacattttatacatttccttatttaatatttaacaatacATTAGTTAAATGGGTAATGCAAATGTGCTAGGATTTTTCCCCGCTGACATAAGAGAAGGAAAcaaattatataataatgataGTGAGTCTGCAGGCATATGGTGCTGGCACATCTGGTTCAACTGGTTTCCCACTATTAGAGTGTGGTTTCACTATACAAGACATGCTGCTATACCAGCTGTTATCCAGTTTCTGGCTGTAGTCCTAtagtagaaaaaaacaacttcctaATTGCTTTGACCTCATTGGAAAACGCATGTTGACAAATAAGACAATTCATAAAGGCTAGGAAAATCCCACTGGACTGACTATGTAAATGTCAGCAATGTAAATATGTAACAGCATTACTAATTTTATTTTGATCTACTTATAAAACATATAGAAATAATTTAAAGGGACTAAactaaaagctaaataaaaaaagtttgctGTCCAAAACTGAGTGAAGTCAATTATGCATTGCGTAAAATTTCACAGTGACAGAGGATTGTATTGGCTGTATGGTGTGCTTTAAATGTTGCAGCAGCAAGGAAAGTGGGATAGCATTATCTTCTTCCCTTTGGTAAAGTATGACCCAGTGTACTCTATATTAAAGAAGATAAGAAAGGACGTACCTTTCCTTCGCCTTGAGGAAATTAGAATAGCTCTTATCACGTCTTCCTCTAAATAGCCTACTTTTTGATAATTTCACTCACTTAAAAATCTTcctaagaaaaaaagagtattCGACCAGGGCTTTAGTATTTCTCCATAACTCCACCTTTAAAGGGTATAGGTCCTCATTATGGATTGCCCCATTTTCTTATATTGATCAGATCGGGTTTGACCAATATTAATGCACAGAATGACAATCACATATCAGCAGACCAGAGGAGAAACAAACAGATACCTTTGAGGGTTTCCATAGCAGCTTCCGTTTCCGTCTTCTTATTCCCGCTTCCTACCTAATAAAGGCAAAGATGaaagtataaagtaaataaGGTTCAATAGAAAAGGGCGGACCTACATAGAATCATGCAAAAGCACCACTTTAAGTATTTTGTATGCCAGAGACCTGCTCATACACTTGGCATAACATAGAAGATCATTGTTAGTTGTCTAGAGGGAGAGTCTTATTTGACAGACCTTTAATCAAATACTTGGATGTAACAAAATGGTGGATCCTGTCATGCCAACTTCCCACAGTCAATAATAGACTTCGTGTGCATCCTGGAGAGTAGGCTACTTCCCTGTTGAAGTTGTTATGAATGCAGTGATGTAATTTAAAGACAGTAAACCTACAAAGGCGCGTTTGTGTGTCCCTTACCTTCTCACTGTTACAGGTCTGCACACCTTTATTGAGGCCCTGTGTTAATTGTTCAGTGccttgcttcttcttcttgagaATTATTATGTTGTTGTTCATTGAAATCACCGTTTTCTTCAACTGCTCGACTTCGGTTTTCAGTCCGATGATGGACTGCTCTTCCCTCGTTGTCAGCGACGCGCTTTCCACCATGCGGGCTTTTAAATTAATCAGTCTCATCTCCTGGCGTCCGGCCTGGAAAAGCACGACAGACATGACACCAAAACTCAGCAAGAGCAACACATACGCGATCTTCATCTTGACGGGGAAAGGAGTGAATTAGCAGTATAGACAGCTGCTGGTCATTTGTTGGTCATCCCAAGTAATTCTCCCACCGTGAAGCAATGTTTTCACCTGCTCTTTCTCTCAGTTTAACCTGTCTGCTTACTGCACCTGCTCTACCTGCTCAACAGGCTGGGCGTGACAATCCTAGCATTTCCTCCTCTGACTCGACCTCCCCTGTGGCAGAACTCCAACAAACACTTTGGATGGGCTTCCTAATCTCGTTGATTCCCGTCTGTATCTCATGATTCTACGCACTGCTTGAtttcaacagtatttttttttttttttttaaagaaaagaaaagtgcaaTATGGAACTAACCTTTGTGATTGTAAATGCTATTtgccaaaatgtcaaaacaaatgtTCTTGTTACTCGTTGGTTAAAATGTAACTGTACATGAACACAATCTCCTCTATACATTTTGATATGTGCTATGTTTAGTGTTTAATTATCACTGTCCTGTTGAATAACGTTTGGGACATACTTATTTAACAATGTATTAAAGCTTTAAAGATTACAGAGGTATTGATATTTTTGTGTGCATTCTGTTACGTTCACCtaatttaaatctaaatattttacCTGTATCAGATTTGTGTTGTTTATAACAGGGAAAAATACAGTAAACATGTATTGTGGCCTTAGGACCccagttaaaaatgttttacttttacacaaTAGTTAGGGTAACTTTCGTAAAATGATagtaaaaagaaatgttccCCTTCAGATTACATTAATAACAAAACGTATAATGCTCTAAGAAATAGCATGTTGCTGTAACAGTTTAGCCTACTCTTGGGGTGCATTGGTACCTTATACAGGCCTAGCCAACGTTATATGTTTGAGGGTTGGAAGATATCTAAATAGCAGTCTGTTCATCACTGTCTCTAgataaaatgtaacattagaATCAGGCTTTATGTTGAAACACATGCTAATCTGTACGTGTTAGTATTGTATGTAGGCCTATGTGTAGTATCCTGTGAGTTCCAGTTTCCCAAGAGACTccgaaataaaataaacaatacctGTCTAAcgatttgcattttattttttctgcgAGGGGAATATAGCCCAACAAGGTTCACAGGACAGGACCGGTGACACCTGTTACCTCTTAGATACAGGAAGAAGGCGTGTTTTTCCTAGTGTCGCCGATGCTCTCACAAAGCACACGTTCATCATAGGCAATAATCATAGAGTGCAGGTGAGTCAGCCTCGTCGACTAACTGACTTTAATTCTGCCCACCAAGAGAGCTATCACCTGGACGACACGGAGAACAGCCACCCGTCCCCATCGACAAACAGCTCACACtaaaaagtttcacagctgacGTAAAACATGAAGGTATTTATCCTGCTACCTATCACAATAGCCTTTTCCGTCGCCTTGGTAGGGTTCACGAAAATACGGAAAAAGGAGCACGACAGACACGAAAAACAGAGTAAGTTTCAGGATGTCAAGCTGCGGGTGACCTACGAAATTCTGCATGAGTATCAGAGTGAGAAATCCGAGGCGAAAGCTCACCTGGAGCGCACCACAGTTGACCTGAAGGCGCTCACCGAGGAAGTGAAAACGCTCCAGTCCACCGCAGATAAGGCGAAGAGTGAAGCCGACAATTGCAATGGAGAAAAGGTGGGGAGAAACTGAAAGTTGTAAACACAATGTGTAAAGCATACAAAGTAATGTTGGATTTAGTGTGCAGCAGATTGTGTCATACTAAAAGGGAACTAAATGTTTAACTATTGAAAGAACTATACAAAACGAAATGCTAGAATGTTCTTTACAAGCTATATAAAATTCAACACCTGGCTCTTTATGGCTATTTGAATAGACTTTGTAATGTAACTCTAAAtcttttttctgatttgtgTCAGACAAATATCTACAGCCCAAAGAACACACTTAACCTGTTTCAActgcaaaaacagaaaatcagaCCTGCCTTGTTCTTTCAGAGCTGGCTGGAAATAGGCCTACAGACAAGAGTATACGCCTGCAATAGTTCACTTTTTCCTACATTAGTGCAACCCATTTATTGTTTGCTTTCATAGGCATGCATGAAAATGTGaatcacataaaataaacactgacaATGAATGCTGAAACTGTTATGTGTAGATCCAGTCACTTGTATGACAGGAGTGTTCAGGAATGTACTGTGGATGTCACAAAAATGAGCTATATCACATTTGAATTTGCACAAGTTGCAGTCTGCGTGGAGAAGATTTctccttaaaaaaaatgcaCTTACGTGGTGTCATTGACATTTGCTTTCCCACTACAGAAAATTGTGACAGATCAGCTGGCGGCAGTCAAGTCGCTATTAAAAAATCTCCAAGGTATGTGGCAATGCATTGAACTAAATGccaaaaaatgtgaatgtataAATTATCAGAACACTTGCTCTGTAAAAGAGAAAGTTTCTATACTGTATCTATTCAGAGCATGTGTTCAGATTACATGAATTTCTCTTCATAGTAAAAATGGATCTTCAAGTAATGGTCATGACCCTGGTTTTATTTGTGAAACACAACAAATTCCTCATGTCTTATCATACCTACAGATGAGCTCACTAAGATGCAGACCGGATGGACAGCCGAGGTGCAAACACTCAAACAGCAACTAGCAGCAAGGAGCGCAGTGTGTAATTTTTTGAAAGCAGGAACAAAAGACGCAAGGTAGGGTTACTACTTAATTTAACTTACGATAAAGTATAttgatacaaataaaacatgcataaaatTGTTTCTGCACTGGAACATGAATGATAATGGCTTCTGTATTTATATACAACATTTTCCTTCGAAGCAAACTGTGTGATGAGGATCCAAAGGCAGAGGCCCCCAAGCAAGAAGAGCCAAAGGCGGAGGCCCCCAAGCAAGAAGAACCAAAGGCAGAAGCCCCTAAAAAGGAAGAACCAAAAGCAGAGGCCCCTAAAAATGAAGAACCAAAAGCAGAGGCCCCTAAAAAGGAAGAACCAAAAGCAGAGGCCCCTAAAAAGGAAGAACCAAAAGCAGAGGCCCCTAAACAGGAAGAACCAAAAGCAGAGGCCCCTAAACAGGAAGAACCAAAAGCAGAGGCCCCTAAACCATAAGAGGCTAATTAAAACCCGTTTCCACTCATCCTGAACACAtcatctctttaaaaaaacaaaaaaacaatcagtttCAACAAGATTCCAGCACAGAATGATTTGTTTTTACCAACGGTGAACTTTTGGTTTTGTTACGAACAGTGTGCAAATTTGACACCTTGTGTTTCAGGAGAGTTATTAACACTCCAACAGTCAGGGTGGTGGGGTTGTTGAATAAATACACTAACCTGTATCCTGGTCACACAGGTTTAATATTCaatgtttggtgtgtgtgtgtgtgtgtgtgtgtgtgtgtgtgtgcacagcacATGGTGCGTTcaagtgtctttttttattaagaacATGCAGGTTTGCTTAATTATCAGCGACAAAGCAGCCATTGCTCCTTTTCACAACCCAGTATATTGTTtcaatatatgtgtgtgtctatatatatatatatatatatatatatatatatatatatacacaaataagTCTGAACCAGGAAGAAGGTCTGTTTTATTGGCACTGTTCAACCTGCACACTATCTGTACCTTTTTGTTACGTTTCTTTTGCTTCTctaaattatgatttattttttctgtccttgagtttttttttcctctgttagATAACTCCTCAATCTACAattctgaaaacacaaaatagttATTGAATAATCGTTGTTAACCTTGTCTGGCTCTCTTTCTTTTGAGTGACCCTgcctcagggtgtgtgtgtgacagggagagagaaagagcgcGAGTGCAAAGCACAGACCAATCAGAGAACACACAGCACACGTtggtctgtctctctgtataaGCTTCATTCTGCTTGTTGAAACTCTGGATGTGCGCTTTGTGGTCTTGCTTCAAGCTTCGACATACATTTCTGTTAGAGatttcaataaaatgttgtaCCTAAATTGTTGTTTACAGAATTATTTTCATAAgagaaaaaacgttttaatatgttgtttatttgtgatttttttattcatatatttatgcTAACAGAAATCCGCTTTGTAAAAAGTTCCTGGTtccatatttttattattctggtATACATTTTTGAACCAAAAATAAGGGTTAATAAGTTCATGTTTGTTGCTATTGCAGGATGATTGTTCTGTATTTAGGATGGGGAGGTGCTTTTCTCTGCTCGATggtttcaaaaataattacattcaaTGCATTTAAGCAATTGCTTGGACCAGGTAATGACGGGGCTGCATagataacattttctttattttcaatatttcatataattctgtgtttttgtagttATTTGTTATGTGATGCAATAGAGTAAAGTATCCCCTGGTGTTTAACAAGtcattttccatattttaatattttaatttggatttgaAAATTAAACTttctgggatttattttttccaccTTCAATGGCACCTTATTTTATTCTAGATTTGGCTGAAGATCGCAGAAACTAATAATCCCGGCtatacttcaaaataagactCAAATAAGATActgatgttttaattaattagaTTGTTTTGTGCTGTGTCCTCACAAGCATTAAAATACATCAGTTGATGTGAAGCTATCGGCAGAATATACACTCAAATCTGCATGAATAATAATTGAACCTTTAATATGTGATTGAACATGCAGAATAACTTTGACCATAATCAGAGGTAATGTTTGCTCTGAGTATTTTATAGTTGGTAGCTGGGACTATTAATACTAGTTAAGTAAATTAGTCTGAatataaaggattcattttttaatccacatttagtttctttttgAATCATTCTGCCTTACATCGTTATCTCTCACTTTGCCTCACACTTGCCCTCCATCTGTTGGAGATTAAAATACTCCCTCCAGGCTCGCAATTAGGCAATCAGAGGGCTATCATTCCGCCCCAATAGGCTCACAAGGTCAGCCTCATACCGGGCGAGGATACAGAGACGGGAGGACACTCAGTCTCACTGATGTCACAAGCGAGAACTGCTGTTCATTAAATGTACCGTCTAATCATAAAACATAGCATTTATgttcctttgttttaaaaatagtcTGTTGTCTGTCACTGATGACGTTCGATGTTTGTGAATGAAATAAGAACATGATTTTGATTTATAACAGTAACATCCTGTATGCCCCCATGGAAAGTATTCTGGATTTAAATCCTGATTCTCACTATCAGCTACACTTGCTgacttaaaaactaaatgtgagGCTCAACCACTAGGTGAAAGTGGTTTAATCTTTGTAATCCACCATATGTGACAGTTGATGTGAAGTCAACACGTGCTACgatgtgccccccccccctttaacaCATAGATAGAGTGATAAGAGCATCACCAGTCATTCTGACAGCCAGAGGTCACCTTGGCTGCAGTGCCCTGATGTTAACATTTCTCATGTCCCTAAACTTTTAAAGGAGTTTCTGAGTTGTAATAATTTTCCTCATCTAGTTATAGACACTGTTTTCAGACACTGACAAATCTTAACCCACTTCCTAGAAGTTTTCaaatttataaaatgttaaattcaaGGACAGTCTTTCTTGTCAAAGAATATACGTTTCCTGTGTAGAGCTAATGCTGCAAAACTTGCTGCACTGTGTGAAGATATCAAAACCTTAATATGAATAATGCAATTTTACAATTCCCTCATGCAATTACTTTTGCTCGAGTAGAGAGATATAAAGAAGAATAATACGGTTTCTGTCACAGGATTCATTCATATTATCtaattttttatacatttatttagcttttgtcttaaacataatttaaaataactattacAAAAATGAAGATAGTGTTACTATGTGTAATTTGTGCATGCATCCCTATGTGAAGACAGTTTTTTGAAATATTATCCATTTGatatctgtattttaaataacaggATACAAACAGTGACGGTAAACTGACCGCCATGTCCTCCCTACAGGCGATAACTGAGAGTTATTTGACTTTGCATCTGCGGTCGTGTGTGAGGGGGCTCACAGTAGGATGAACATCACATCTATTGATCAGGCTAATGTTAGGAGGAAAGGCTTCAGGCCACAGCAGTTGATCAATATACCTCTAATTACATGGGGCACTGACTGTGTGTATGTTCCCCCCCAAACTCACAGGGTTGTGTATATAAATGCTGTCCCACTGAGGAGTAGCTCatacaaacagaacacacacgTTTAACAGTTAGTTGGGAATCATTTTTTACTGCTCAGAgtaacaacttttttttttacttgaacaatttgttttatgttcactTTCAGGACACGGACGCTGTAAATCGATTGGTAAGTATCATCAGATTTGTGTTGACTCTTGTATGCATTTACTGTCCACTGTTTCCCTTCAACCCATCTTTCTTGAAGCCCATAGAGTCACTGAGATAGGTGATACTAGTTGTAAACAGGATGTCTGACTCCCTGTGTGAGTGAGTCCCTCCCTCAAGGCCATCCAATCCTAGTTTCTTCTTATGTAATTATCTCCTATTATTGTCTGTGACTTAGATTCTGATCTGAAACGAGCTGATTGACAGtgtgatgtttatttattctgcatCTGTTCTTCTCTTCTTTATACTCACTTTATTGTCCCTGTTGTTGACAGGTTTTTCCAGTCTGCCAAGGCTCCGACTGGCTAGAAGCTGTGTGATATGTTTGATATTCGGTTGTTCTTGTGCTTCATTGTGTCAACTAAATATCAGACATATTCCTACAGAGTCTGGCAAAAACTTCTGATCCTCGTACCAATGATAAAAGACCCATGAAGTCAGATGTTTAGGTATGGTAACTTTTGCAATCAGAGGATTGTTATCTATTGCTAAATAACATGAAATATCATTGTAATGTCCATTTGTATTCTTCAAGTTTTATTGCAGTATCTTTATTAAACTCAAAGACTGAATGCCATATTATTCATCGGGACATGCAGTATTTAACTCTGTgaagcaaaagtaaaaatacattttagtgtTGTTGTGCTTAAACTAAATGCACTATAGTAACACTTTATCATGAAGGTGTAATAATTATTAACATTATACTCGTGTTAACAATAATGTCATTCAGTATCAAATTTCAAAATTGAAATggttgtttacttttttatgtatttgatGTAGTATACACTCCAATAAACCAATACAATTCACTTTTATTGTGCATGTTCTTGTTGAAGGATCTatctgctttatgtttttgCTAACATCAGTTTCTATTGTTAGATAAACAAATTGTTTTCCATTTGCTCTTCGTGCTAAAAAAGTTCAGTACTAGGGTGCAGCTTTTTAAATTTATGATAAGTAGTGGAGTCGGTATGCTTTTTATTGTCACTAGTGCTACTTACTGATTGGTCTCAAAGTTTATCACCATTCCTATTagttagttttgtttatttcaattttctggATCAGCGAGGCCACCCTATAAAATACTAATATCTCTTTGAAGCATGAAATGTGACATCCATATTCAACTTTCTCCTGTGTTGAATCTAGTTTAAAACCAGTAAAGTGAAATATAAGAATTTaatcagagagagaagaaataatACCTGGCATTACACACAAATGATGTTCCAGTGAAACACTGTGTTCACAAAATGGCTGATCTTACACGCCTAAATATTAGTTTTTCAGTTTGCATTATTGTTTCAGAACTTTGTCTTGTTTAAGTGTGTGCAATGGTGATTAGACTGATGTTGGTATCAGTTATACACGATTTGTCCAAACTGAAAGAACAAAT
Proteins encoded:
- the si:dkey-87o1.2 gene encoding uncharacterized protein si:dkey-87o1.2 — its product is MKIAYVLLLLSFGVMSVVLFQAGRQEMRLINLKARMVESASLTTREEQSIIGLKTEVEQLKKTVISMNNNIIILKKKKQGTEQLTQGLNKGVQTCNSEKVGSGNKKTETEAAMETLKAGNEEAKKKAEVEIQTLKQQILDRDKAICAFADTTKDEARTLCGLPKAVK
- the zgc:174935 gene encoding neurofilament medium polypeptide; this translates as MKVFILLPITIAFSVALVGFTKIRKKEHDRHEKQSKFQDVKLRVTYEILHEYQSEKSEAKAHLERTTVDLKALTEEVKTLQSTADKAKSEADNCNGEKKIVTDQLAAVKSLLKNLQDELTKMQTGWTAEVQTLKQQLAARSAVCNFLKAGTKDASKLCDEDPKAEAPKQEEPKAEAPKQEEPKAEAPKKEEPKAEAPKNEEPKAEAPKKEEPKAEAPKKEEPKAEAPKQEEPKAEAPKQEEPKAEAPKP